The following nucleotide sequence is from Echeneis naucrates chromosome 5, fEcheNa1.1, whole genome shotgun sequence.
aaattgtgcgttggtctgaatgtgagtgtgagtggttgttggtctctgtgtgttggccctgtgatgcactggccagctgtccagggtgtagcctgctctcacccagtgtcagctgggattagctcccacaccccctgcaacccagaaatggataatcATTGAAgatgtttcattgtttgttggtttgtcaaTCACTTTAAATTCAAATCACAACATTCACATAGATGTAGATTGACATCTGTCCACCTCATGTCCCTACAGCAAAAGACTTCATCAGGAACATGATGGAGAAAAACCCAACAAAGCGCTTTACCACTGAGGAAGCTCTCAGACACTCTTGGTTAGTCCCCTCttactgacagacacacacacagacatatctTCACACACAATGTCAATGCCACTGCTAACTACACTGTGATTGCAGGATTGCTGGAGATACAGCTAAAGACTTGGATATTTATCAGTCTGTTTTtgaacagatggagagaaactTTGCCAAATCCAAATGGAAGGTGAGTTTCTCATTTAACAAGTAAATCAACCTGTTTCAGGCTTACTCAATAGGAACCCTGTAGCCCCTGAGTTCACATCCAACGTAACTCTACTCATGTGTCTTTTCAACAGCAAGCTTTCAACGCAGCCTCTGCAATCCATCACATGAAGAAACTCCATTTGTCCCATAGTGAGCCCTCCCCTTCACCCCTCACCATGCCCAGCATCATAGTGCAGTCCTCTTCCCACAATGATATGGAGGCACTGGGACCCTGCAATGATGGTGCTGCTGCCCTTGACCCCAACGGGAATCCTGTTTATGCTGCCAATGAACTGTCCTGCAGTAATTCTGAGCCGGGCAGAGGACTCTGTCCACCACTGAGAGCCAGTCACAGTCAACCAGGTCATGCTCTCACCGCTGAGCAGTCAAGAGAGGTTCAGAGCTTCCACTCAGAGAGCAATGCTCCTTTCAGGCCATCTCACAGGTGAGACATATAACATATGCTGTGTGTCCCCATATCAAGACTGATGCTACAGTGCATGTCAGCATAACATAAATAcaccctctctctcattctctttacATACCCAGTACCAGTCAAAaactacacacatgcacacaaacaaacacacatatatatgtatatatgagaAATTTTTGCATGACAAGTGTTGCTGGCTAGTCAGAAAACTAGCCAGCAAACCTTCATTAATCCATTCCACATGTTTtagctgttgttttcattgaCAAAGTCATTATCTTGATATACCTTTCAAATACCTTTTAAAGCCACTTGTTTGAGACCTTTAATATTTCCTGCTGTGTGCACAGCCGGTTTTGTTTGCTGCGCATTAAATCTAACAGCTGTTTAGTAgcagtacagtacagtgcagTGGGGTTTACTCGGCATGGGCATAATGAATAATATTCTTCATTAGGTCTAtaagattttcttctttttttcatgatgttCTCATTGGTGTGTTGCGCTTATGATTGTGTGATCTTTTGCAGCATGGATGCTATGGCTCCAAGGAGGGatcagcagcttcagtcagGAGTTTGTTCTGTCATGTGATAAGCCTACTGAGCCGAGATGCATTCCTGAAGGTGACATTGACTTCTTTCTCAAATGTTGACGGGCTTGGTGTGTCTGCTGATCGGCTTTATTGTGTCTGACATAATTGTCTGCTACAGAAAATTCATCGCACACTGAATAATGTTTAAGCGAGGAATTACTGTCAAGCAACGAAttaaaagagacaaaagcagaaattcagcaattagaaatcaaacaaaatcttttttctgatgacatttattttcttaaaattaatAATACCTATTATATGTTACTTTAAACATATtactaaatgaaatgaaatgtatttcttttaaatagATGTAAGTGACATATACAATGTGAATGctaaaaaattgtttttgtgttctttgtaTGTCATTATTAAGGTCAATTAATATTTGCTTTTGGACACTAAAACAGAATCTGGGTATGTACCTTTAATTGCAGGCAGCAGATATATGCCATTTATGCTGATTAATACTGATAGATTATGAATGAAATTTCCATATAACACACAGATTCTGCATCTGTTCATGAGATTAAACTTCATCTGGAAGTGGGGACATCCACACAGTATCCCCTGTGTTTACTGCGTGTCCTCTGATATGCATATGAGCTGCTCTCTTGTAAAGCAACTGAATTCATCAAGTGCCACAAATTGGTGTAAGCACTAGTGATGTCATGGATTGCACATGCAGTGACGTGCAgggtttgttttgtattgtatttctCAATAAATGTATAGTAACTAGTGGTGGTTCTTGGATAAGTGTCTTAATCAAGCTTTTCATTCAACAgaaaaagtatatatattttatttaaataatacataCAATAGATATAACACAGAAAATAGtttagaaaaatataataaCTGTCATACAGTCTTCACAGTGAATTGtacaaaaaagaataaaaagcaaGTGTTCttgataaatgtaaatgatgaaaatgatgctTTGACCACATATTGGTATTGAGAGATCCTGTACCATCCCTGCCTTGCATGGATCTTTAATGCAATAATTTATATCTTCCTCATGCCTTATAATGGTCTGCCAGAATTGAGATTAATTGTTAAGAAGAGTTATAGTAGTGTTCAGAAAGACTTTTTGTGATGGtgaagtgtgtgaacatgaAAGCACTGCAGTTTGGAGCTGCTCAGCCCTGACAGGTGCTGAGGTCATGGGCTTTCTTTCGCAGTTCTGACAAAAGCTCTTTAAGCTTTGTATCCAGTCCTTCAAGCTTTGTAGACTTCTGAAGGATCTCATCTTGGAGCTGCCTCAGGGAATCTGCTTTAcctggagaaagaggagaggacaaaATGTGACCTGAGGATCTGAAGCATATTGGTTTGATGAATTATCACCTTATATGACCAGACCTCCAGCTAATGACATTTGGGACTTAAATGAACTTAATTAACACTCTACAACTTCATGTTGCATAATATACACATGATCTAAAGGCCAAGACAAAGTTATTCAAAGATTCAGTATTTCCTACCCAGatgtttattgtatttttactgAATGACATTAGAAAAAAAGTGCATTGAGACAAAACACAGCATGGAGTGATTTTAGGCTGCATAGTATTCAACTAAgcagtgttttttaaatagACTTGCGGTGGTTTTGCAGTTGTACCTTCCAAAGCCTTCATCATGCTCTCAGTGGTGTTTCCCAGAGCTCCAGcatcctgctgcagctttgcCAGCCTCTCACCCACTGGCCCTGACTCTCCACTTGGCCCACTGTCTGCAGCCTTTTCTTTAAGACGATCCAGCTGCTCTTTCAAAGACACCAGatcctgtacacacacacacatacttgtaTCAGGACCATTTTCAAGACATAGATAGTGTCAATTTGCAGCGAAATGAAGGCATCTACAGTTGAAATGCATTGTCAGGTCTCTCACCTCATCTACACCAGTTGCTTCATCCTTAGCTTTATCTGCTTTATCTTGAGCCTCCTGAGTCTTCTGGTCTTCATTCTGCAGCATGTCTTTCAGCTCATCAAGCTGGGGCTTCATTGGATTCACCAACATTGGTATGTCATCCAGTGCCTTCTCTGCTGGGGTTAGCTGGTCTTTGGCCTGTACAGAGAGGATTACTCTCAGTAACACTGCATAATAAATGAGCCACTGCACCATCTGCTGCTTAATGTGTTCGTGCTTCCCACCTTGGTCACATTGCTGTTCAGCTCATCTATTAGATCCATAGTGTCCTGCAGTTTGTCTTCCAGGTCAGAGAGGGAGCTGTTTGCTGAACCAAAGCCCTCCACCAGCCCATCCACATCAGCTTTTACTCCCTGTGCTGTGTCCCTGTGAACAAGCATAGTCTTTTACATCACAGTTACATTTATTGACTCATCCTTCCTGAAGAGGAAATCTCCAAATCTttcaccttcttgttgtgacgcaacagcgctaaccgctatgccAACATGCTGCCACTTTTTAATTCCAGTTCAATCTAATGACATTGTGTAGAACAGAGGTCTCAAAATCCGATCCTGGAGggctactgtcctgcatgttttagatgcttcctgctccagcacacctgattcaaatgaccagctcgtcatcaagctctgctgaagtctgatcaggagccagatttggagacctctggtgtAGAAGCTAGTGAAACATCTTTGTGTTTAGATGCCAGCCTGACAGTGTTTTTATTAAGTGGCTGTGGTGGAGAGTGAGAACTTACCTGGCGTCCTGGGCTTCCTTCAGCAGCTTCCTGGCCTTGTCCAGCTGTGGTTCAGCCTGCTCCAGCACGGCCGTGCTGTCTGGAAGGCCTGCTGCAAGGTCCTTCAGCTCGTCCAACTTCCTCTTCAATGTGGCGAGGTTGAGTGGCAGCTTGGCTTTCAGGATCCAGTTGCTCACATCCTGGATGTGAGTCAGGTTGGAGGAGGGGTctgaacacagagaaatgtgtcaGTTATTTTACTGAACCTATGTAAACCTTAACTCTTCTTCCTTACATCAATGTATCCAGAGCTACCTTTACCTGACAGGAAGTCTTTGAGCTCTTTGACGACATCCCGTGCTTCTTGTAAATCATCCTCTAGCTCATCTCGGGCTTGCTTCATCTTACCCGAAAGCTTCTCTGCAGACTGTCTCACCTGATTGGTTTTGTCCTGTGTTTCTTGGAGCTGCAAGGAAATAcatgttaaatattaatattggaaaaaaaaatagttatATTGATATTATGCATGTCAAACTAAGTGAAGTGAAACTCGCCTTCTCCACAGCGTCTGTGATCTTGTCATTGAGCTTGTCCAATTGATCTTTCACATCCTTTGCATCAGCATTGGCCGTCTTGCTCAGAGGCAGTGCGCCCACGCATTTTGTCCCCTTCTCACATGCCGGGGTTCCCGCTGGTGGGCACAAATCTGTGCCGTCACACTGGAGAGGGGTGCAGGGCTTGGAGCGAGTGCTTCCACATACCTGGAAAACAAAGGCAAAGGACAATTATTGTCTGAAAGCTCAACATCTACTGGTCAGATAATCTGAATcagaatttttattattatgaccCCAGTGCAGTTCCTCAgctaaaaactaaatcaaaacaaataaaagtttttttcatgtcataaaTTTAGTGTATTTCAAAGTTCAATTAGCAGCTctgaaaagaaacagactgGGGAGATGTTTAGTTCTGTACTACAATTTAAAGTGTCAGATTCGAAACAAATGTCACAGCATCAAGTTGATGAGTTTGGGTTTCTGCAATTACCTGTTTGGCAACAGGGGTGAGGTCAGGTCTGGAAGCCATACTTTGGTTCAGTTTTTCCAGGTCTCTGATGTTTCCTGGCTGCACTTGGTTCTCAAGGTcctttgtctcctctctgttgGCAGCTGACTCCTTCACCTTGTCCACACTGGCATTGACTTTCTTGGCAGCATCTGTTGACTCGTCGAAGGCGTTCTTGATGATAGAAATTTCCCCTGAAGAGTcatgtgaatatattttatacACTAGACACTCAGTAGGCATATTTGACTTAACATGGTAATGTGATGGGTCTGCTTGTGGCCTTATTTGATTTTGATCAGAGGATTAAAACTTCAATTAAAAGAAACCACTGACTGAATGTGATGCATcacagtctgtttctgtttcatacCTGCAATGTCAGGACTGATGGAGTTCTCAATGGCATCTTTCTTAGCTTTGTAAATCACAGTGAGCTCATCCAGTAGAGCCTGCAGTTTGTCCAGCTCTGAGTCCAGACCAGGAGTTTTTTCCAGGGGTGAAAGGTCATCTTTAATTTGGTCCTTCTGATCCCtgtgaaacaaagacaaaggatCAGTTATATATGAGTGACAGTTATGAATCTGGATGTTTAACTCCCGAGGGATCTCAGCAGTCACTCACCTCAGCTTGTTAAGCTGGGAGAGAACATCATCAATCTTCCTGGCAGAACTTGGTGGAAGGTTGATAGAGGTTTGGATAACCTTTAGTCTGTCCTCTAGTCCCCGAATGCGAGGACCAAATTTTCCAAGATCTGGAAGACCTGGAGAGGGTATGCTAGGGTAGAGTGCCTCCAAAGCCAGGctgagtttctctctctgtgcatctAGGCTGAAGAAGCAGGAAGGACATGTCTCACAGGCGGGGAAGGAGTCACAGCGTCCTCGAGTGCAGGTGTCGCAGCGAGTCCCAGTGATTCCTGGCCGACATAAGCAGGCTCCTGTCTGCTGGTCACAGACCTCTGGAAGAGTCCCCTCAGTGTCACACAGACATGCTGCAGAGTAACAGGAATGCAACAAAGGAATACAATAGATTATTATGGAAACATTTGATGGAAtaaagtgagagagaagggaaagtATGTATCCCATTGGTTGTCACAAAGAGGCCCACTTTAGGACTGAATCTAATCACCATGTGAGGTGGTCCTATTGCAAATATGTGGTATAACAGTATAACAGTAGCAGATTTGGGTCATGTCTCTGTCAGAGGTTTAAACCTGCAGTCTGTTTGAAAGGAGGGGGTCTCTGAAGGAACCCCGGTTATTAATAGGATCACTTAGAATCaccaaatcatcatcatcatcagcaaatCACTGTAATCTTCACTGTGAATCCAAAAAACGGCTTCACAACAATAGAAAAATCAAAGATAGCTGACTCACGCTGGCAGCCTATGAGCGGGTCTCCGAAAGTGTTTTTTGGGCACTCAGTACATGTTCGGCCTCCAAATCCTGGTCTGCACCTACACTGACCTGTCACCTGGAGAGAAGGAACAGCACGTCTCATTACTGTCACAAAGAAATATAGCTGATCTCAACTTTGAAAAAGCTGAGAATCCTTCTTGTTTTATCTGTAAAGTCATCAAAATCACAAGGGAAGTGGAAACCAGGGCAACCCGCTATCTAATTCATCTGTGGGCATGGAATCAAGACCCTTAATCAAAAACACATATAAATCAAGTGAGTCCTGTCTCTTGGATTCTACTCTACTAGCAAGGTATTGTTGCTAGGAGAATCCAGCATGCAGGATGTCATACCTGGTCACAGGTGTCACTGTATGACCTGGTGGGGTCACAGCGACAGGGTTCACAGCGGCCTGATGAGAAAGGTTTCCAGTAGCCTTCTGAACACACTTCACAGGTCAGGCCGTGGAAGTGGGGGCGACAGGGACACTGGCCAGTTACTGGGTCACAAACATCAGACAGAGACCCATCTGCAGAACAGGAGCACTCTGGACGACAGAGTTAGGAGCAAAGATAGGACACAAATTGTATTACTGATAGAAGTACCACTGTAGGAATAGGAGTTAAAACATTTATAGtgattttaaatacaaatacaaagatTTTGGAATTGTGTTTCAACAAAGAGATTTGATCTCTTTGTatcagcagaaacagaagagtG
It contains:
- the lamb3 gene encoding laminin subunit beta-3 — translated: MRILLLLAAVAAVSQSQSDCTWGACYPPSNDLLLGRSRQLRTSSTCGLTGSEVYCTPYQLRRMKCCPCDSRNPDSQLAHTIQEVLSTTGPDRWWQSRKEVNPVTVELDLNNLFQLDNLVLSFKGPRPSTMIIEKTLDNGRTWEPALYLATDCERAFPGVPTSTPLTLEDKYCYTLPSTAANPYQDHTIEFSPLRQYTYVPVPKSQKIEDVSGMTGLRVRMTELGDVPRLPGRALSRFYALKEMRVMGSCMCHGHANRCLPETHNYPLSNSIQVNPQCDCQHNTAGMNCERCADLYNDLPWRPAEEGNTHTCQRCECNNHAQRCNFDPAVYEASGQRSGGVCEGCMHHTTGPKCDQCAPGYQPNPRSRMDRPDACIRCICSTEGTLNGGQCDDSSGLCQCKANVEGPRCDRCKRGYYDLSESNPLGCTKCSCSADGSLSDVCDPVTGQCPCRPHFHGLTCEVCSEGYWKPFSSGRCEPCRCDPTRSYSDTCDQVTGQCRCRPGFGGRTCTECPKNTFGDPLIGCQPCLCDTEGTLPEVCDQQTGACLCRPGITGTRCDTCTRGRCDSFPACETCPSCFFSLDAQREKLSLALEALYPSIPSPGLPDLGKFGPRIRGLEDRLKVIQTSINLPPSSARKIDDVLSQLNKLRDQKDQIKDDLSPLEKTPGLDSELDKLQALLDELTVIYKAKKDAIENSISPDIAGEISIIKNAFDESTDAAKKVNASVDKVKESAANREETKDLENQVQPGNIRDLEKLNQSMASRPDLTPVAKQVCGSTRSKPCTPLQCDGTDLCPPAGTPACEKGTKCVGALPLSKTANADAKDVKDQLDKLNDKITDAVEKLQETQDKTNQVRQSAEKLSGKMKQARDELEDDLQEARDVVKELKDFLSDPSSNLTHIQDVSNWILKAKLPLNLATLKRKLDELKDLAAGLPDSTAVLEQAEPQLDKARKLLKEAQDARDTAQGVKADVDGLVEGFGSANSSLSDLEDKLQDTMDLIDELNSNVTKAKDQLTPAEKALDDIPMLVNPMKPQLDELKDMLQNEDQKTQEAQDKADKAKDEATGVDEDLVSLKEQLDRLKEKAADSGPSGESGPVGERLAKLQQDAGALGNTTESMMKALEGKADSLRQLQDEILQKSTKLEGLDTKLKELLSELRKKAHDLSTCQG